The Streptomyces nigra genome includes the window GGTGTTGCGCGCGCGGGTGGCGCGGAGCGTCGAGGGGCGGTGGGTGCGGCTCGGTCTCGCGCTCTCCGGGTGGGTCGCGTCGGCCGTGGCCGCCGCAGCGCCGGACGGGTCCGTGATACGGGTCTTCGTCACCACGGCGTTCCTGTTCCTGGGCCCCGGTGCCGCGGCCGTGCGCTGGACCGGGCTCGCGTCGCGGTCCGACGCGGGCTGGCCCGCGCTCCTGGAGACCTGTCTGCTGACCCTCGTGCTCAGCGCGTGCCTGACCGCCGTCGTCACCGTGGCCCTGTATCTCATCGGCGTGTTCACCATGATCCGGGCGCTGATCGCCCTGGCCGCCGTCACCTCCCTCCTGGCGCTGCTGCCCGGGGATCGGCGGTAGGGCATGCGACCGCGCCGGCTGTGGACCGCACTGGTCGCCCTGGGACTGCTCTTCGCGGCGGCCTGCGCGAGCGAGGGGGCACCGGCGGCGGAAGCACCCGTACCGAACGGCTGGGAGGTCGTGTTCCGCGAGGAGTTCGACGGTGGGCGCCTCGACACGGACCGCTGGGCCACCTGCTACGACTGGAACCGCGACGGCTGCACCAACGCGGGCAACGACGAGGAGCAGTGGTACCTGCCCGGACAGGTGACCGTGGGACAGGGCGCCCTGACCCTGAGCGCCGAGCGGCGCGCCACCCGGGGCAGCGACGGCACGACGTACCCCTGGCGGTCCGGGATGATCTCCACCGGCCGCGACGACTGGTACGGCGACCCGCGCGAGACGTTCACCTACGGCTACTTCGAGGCCGCCATCCGCATCCCGCGTGAGGCGGGGATGTTCCCGGCGTTCTGGCTGATGCCCGCGTCCCGGTTCACACCCCCCGAACTGGACATCATGGAGTTCCTCGGGACCACCCAGGAGGTCTCCATGTACGCGCACTGGAAGGGACCGGAGGCCGACGAGCGCGCCAAGGGCTCCTTCGGACCCGTCGACTTCCCGGCCGGCTACCACGAGTTCGGGCTGCTGTGGACCTCCGACGAGCTGAGCTGGTACGTGGACGGGGTGCGGCGGTTCCGGGTCACCGAACCGGAGCGGATCCCGCACGTCCCCATGGAGATGCTGCTCAACCTG containing:
- a CDS encoding glycoside hydrolase family 16 protein, whose product is MRPRRLWTALVALGLLFAAACASEGAPAAEAPVPNGWEVVFREEFDGGRLDTDRWATCYDWNRDGCTNAGNDEEQWYLPGQVTVGQGALTLSAERRATRGSDGTTYPWRSGMISTGRDDWYGDPRETFTYGYFEAAIRIPREAGMFPAFWLMPASRFTPPELDIMEFLGTTQEVSMYAHWKGPEADERAKGSFGPVDFPAGYHEFGLLWTSDELSWYVDGVRRFRVTEPERIPHVPMEMLLNLAVGVPDSPPASVDSARMAVDWVRVWQP